The following DNA comes from Spirochaetaceae bacterium.
AAACCGAGCAATATCCCACACATCCATACCTTGCTCGCGGGCGGCCTTAATCATTTTATCTTCGCCCTCATCACCATCGCTGGTTAAGTGGCCTACATCGGTAATATTCATTACATGGTTTACATTATAACCGGCTAATTGCAGAGTGCGCCGCAGTAAATCTTCAAAGATATAAGTGCGCAGGTTGCCAATGTGGGCATAGGCATAAACCGTAGGGCCGCAGCAATAAAGCAAGGCCTCGTTTTTAGTGATAGGTTTAAAATCTTGTACTTTACGGGTTAAACTATTATAAAGCTTAAGCATTAGCTATTCCTTTGTTTTAATGTAATAATTTTTTATAACATATATTAAGTATAACATTTTAGAGGATTAATGTAAAGTAAATTTTTAGACCTAAAAATAATTAACCGTCCTCTTTAATAAATTATTTATCACCATTTTGTATTATAAGATATTTGACAAAAAGTTACTAACAGTTTATAATATTAGAAAAATTTTAATAGGAAGGTAAATATGCTTTGGCCGGGCTTAAAAAAATTGGGGAAAGAGTTAAATTTAACCCTAACATCATCGGAAGTAGTTGGGGTAATAAAAAATTGTTTTATAAAAATGTACGATGGTAATAGTATTAAGGTTTTAGAGATATATCCGCCGCAAATAGACGAAGACGATAAAAATTTTATTGCCGATACACTTGTTAAAAATAAAGTTAAAAATTATACTTATCACTTTAATAGCTTAATTATTAATTTTAATGAAGTACTTAAACCGTACTCTATCACTAAAATAAAAAATCTTTTATTAACATTTACCGATTATTTTGCCGCTAAACACGGCGGTGAAGTTTTATGCCAAGAGTGTAAAGAAAGTAAAGAACCAGCGCTTTACATCGTTAATAAAGTAGCGGTTTATTGGTGTCAAAATTGTTTAAATAAGGAAAAGCATAACTATGAAATTGCTCAAAGGGAGCAAGCTGAAATACCTAATAACTACCTAGCCGGTTTTGGAGGGGCATTACTGTTTGCTTTGCCGGGCATTTTAATTTCGGTTATCTTTTTTGTTTTTTTAAATAGCATAGTTGCCCTCGCAGCAGTCGTGTACACATTTTTAGCGACTAAAGGATACAAACAATTTAAAGGCAAAAAAACCCTATTAGGAGAAGCCATTATCATAGGCGTTAGCCTTGTGATGATAGGCGTGGGTACTTTAGTTGCCTATTCGGTGTTTATTTTAAGAATTATCGAAACTTTTGATATAACCTTATTGCTAAGCGTTTTAGCGCTAGCCGAAGTACAACAAGAATTGTTGTCAAACTTGGCAATGACTTATCTTGTTTCGAGCTTTTTTATTATTCTTCAGATAATTTTTATGCTAAAAGATTATAGGGTTAAATTTAAAATAGAAAAACTGTAATAAACCTGCTTTTCATACCTTTTGTGATTATATTTTTTATTAACCACGAAAGAACCTTTGTTTTTACTTCTTTAATCTTGTTTCGTTGTTATCCGTTTAGTTGTATTTAACTGGAATTTTATATCACAAAACATCTTTTATTCCCTATAAAGTAATTACCCACCTTACCCGCCAAACATACCTCTTTGTAGCGGGGTAAAATCGATGGTTAAATCAGCAAAAATTTGCACCTTTACAGCGGTTTCATTGCGGTAAACCTGCTCGGCAAAGTTGCCGTCACCCCCCAGTACAAAAGTATGTACAAGGTAGGGGTTTTCTACAACCCAATATTCGCGTACACCCGCTCGTTCGTAGTTAAGGCGTTTTTGGCCCAAATCACGTTTTAGTGTGCCAAACGAACCAATTTCAACAACAAAATCGGGGTCACCCGTAATACAGCGTTCGCTGTATTTACTAGGGTCGCATAATACCAACAAATCGGGACGGCAAATGGTGTCTTCATCGGCAAACAGCCTTACATCAAACTCGGTAAAAACTTCACACTTTTTTTGCCAAAAATAATTACCTAACTGCAAATTTAAATGATGACACATTTTAGAATGACTACCCACCGGGGACGGCGACATAAAAAGTTTGCCCAGTTCAAGCTCGGCACAAAGGCCATCTTCATATAAATTGAAGTAATCTTCTATCGTGTAATAACGTTCGAGGTTAATAGCATTACTCATAGCTTTATTATACTGTATTTGAGAGGTATGAGCAAGCAAAATAGTACTCCATTTATGAGGTAAAAGGGTTAAACCAACTAGCCATAATTTATTTTAAAATTACAATGTTTACCCCACATCATCTATCAAATTAGCCATAATATAATCTCGGCGGTTAGGGGTATTGTTACCCATATAAAAATTTAAAATTTCTTTGGTATTTTTAAGGCTCTCTATCGTTACCGGTATTAAACGCATATCGCTGCCAATAAAGGGGCCAAATTCATCGGGGCTAATTTCGCCAAGCCCTTTAAAGCGGGTTACTACGCCATTTTTCACCTTTTTTAAAGCTGCTTCTTTTTCTTTTTCGTTATAACAATAAATTTGCTCCTTACCTTTGGTTACCCTAAAGAGAGGTGTTTCTAAAATAAAAATTTTCCCGGTAATAATCAACTCTTCAAAGTAGCTTAAGAAAAAAGTTAAAAGTAAGTTTCTAATATGGTAGCCATCAAAGTCGGCATCGGTGGCCACAATAATTTTGTTGTAACGCAGGTTGGCTACCTCGCCTTCAATGCCCAGCGCCATCATTAGGTTAAAGAGCTCTTCGTTACGATAGATAGATGACTGCGGATAGCCGTAACAGTTCCACGGCTTACCGCGCAGGCCATAAACGGCTTGTGTTAGAGGGTTACGCTTTTTGCCTAAACTGCCGGCGGCGCTGTTACCTTCGGTGATAAAGATACTGCTCTCTTCGCCCAGTTTATCACCAATATGGTGATGACAATCTTTTAACTTAGGAATATTTAACGATACACGTTTGGCCGCCGCCCTCGCCTCTTTTTTAACATCGTTAAGCTCTTTACGCAGCCGTTCATTTTGCAAGATTTTTTCGCGCAATTTATCGGCGGTAGCTTTATTTTTATGCAAAAAATCTTCGATAGCCGCCTTAGTTTCGGCCACTAGCGGCCCTTTAATATCGTTATTGCCCAGCTTATTTTTAGTTTGGCTCTCAAAGATAGGGTCTTTAATTTTAATGGCCATTGCACAGGCCATACCCTCACGTAAATCGCCGCTATTAAAGCTGCTTTTATAATAATCGTTTACTCCTTTAATCAGCCCCTCTTTAAAGGCCGATAAATGAGTACCGCCATCGCTGGTGTATTGGCCATTCACAAAGCTAAAGAAGCTTTCACCATACCCCTCGCTGGTGTGGCTTAAGGCAAATTCTAGGCTGACCGAACGGTAGTAAACGATAGGGTACTGCACATCACTGCCTACCTCACGCACTAAAAAATCGTACAGACCATTTTCACTGTAAAATTTTTCTTCATTAAAAATTAGGGCTAGCCCTTTATTTAAACAGGCATAACTAAAGAGCCTTTGCTTAATAAAATCGAAATTAAAGCTGTAAGTACCAAAGATTTCTTCATCGGGGATAAATTCCACATAAACACCATTAACTTCAGCGCTTTTGCCTTCGTTTTGCTTTAAAAGTTTGCCTTGACTAAATACCGCCTCAAAATATTGGCCATCACGCATGCTGCGTACCAAAAAGTGGCTGGAAAGGGCATTAACGGCCTTTGTGCCTACCCCATTAAGCCCCACCGAAAACTGGAAAACTTCATCGTTATATTTAGCGCCGGTGTTAATCACGCTCACACAATCAATCACCTTGCCTAACGGGATACCGCGCCCGTAGTCGCGCACGCTAACTTTTTTATCTTGTATAACTATATCTACTTGCCGGCCATTGCCCATAATATATTCATCGATGGCGTTATCAATTATCTCTTTAAGCAGCACATAAATGCCGTCATCAATATTGCTGCCGTCGCCTAGCCTGCCAATGTACATACCGCTGCGCAGGCGGATATGCTCTAGCGGTGAAAGGGTTTTGATGGCTTCTTCGTTGTAATTTGCGGTTGGTTTTGTCATAACCGCTGTATTATAGGTAAAGATGGAGAGTATGTCTAGTAGTTGCAAAAATTTTAGATTTTGTGTAGTATTAGGCAGTTATTGATAGAATATCAGAAAATTTTTAGATTAAAGGATATTCGTCTACCAAAATAAGTTCATGCTCTGTAAGTTTTGTTCTTCCTGCGTCTACATCTTCAACCATTTTGCGTAATCTTGCCATATTTTCTTCACTATAAAACGGGTCTAGTTCTGCCTCTACTTCAAAAGGAATGCGCCTATCTTGCGTAACTTTAACGGCAAACATGGTAAAAGCTGTAGCTAGGTTAAGCCCCATATCTTTACAGGTTTGCTCCATACGCTTTTTTAACTCTGCGTCCATTGTAAATTGTACTGCCACTTCTGCCATCTTTGTTACTCCTTTATGCTAGTATAACACATTGAGCCAATATTGTGCAGCTTACTCCATGTTGGTTCACGGCAAGTTTTTCTTGCCCTCTTCCTCTTTTAATGCTATAATTAAGTTATGAGCAGTTTATTAAATGCAGAACCCTATTATACTATAGAAGATTATTATGCCATAGAAGATGGCGGCCGTTATGAACTTTATAAAGGTACGCTTTATGCGATGGCTTCGCCTAATCGCCAGCATCAAAAAATTTCCTTTGAGCTAAGCAGACAAATTGGAAACCATCTTGTAGACAAAACTTGTGAAGGTTATGCCGACCTAGACACTCAGCTCTTTGAAGATGAAGATACCATTGTTAGGCCCGATTTATTAGTTGTGTGTGATGAAAATAAATTTAAAGGTAACGGTGTAGTTGGCGCCCCAGACTTTATTATTGAAATCGCCTCTGAAAGTACAAGCGGTATAGATATACTGAGAAAACGTATGCTTTACGAGCGAGCCGGCGTAAAAGAGTATTGGATTATCATCGATAAAAATACTGTTATTACTTATAGGCTTAACAATAATGGCCGCTTTGAGGAAGAGGCTTATAGCGGTGAAAAACTGGTTATACCCGTCAAAATCCTTAAAGGCTTAGAGTTAAATTTTGAAAACTGTTAAACATAAACCCATCTTCTTTGTAACAAGCCTAACATATCTAGC
Coding sequences within:
- a CDS encoding Uma2 family endonuclease, encoding MSNAINLERYYTIEDYFNLYEDGLCAELELGKLFMSPSPVGSHSKMCHHLNLQLGNYFWQKKCEVFTEFDVRLFADEDTICRPDLLVLCDPSKYSERCITGDPDFVVEIGSFGTLKRDLGQKRLNYERAGVREYWVVENPYLVHTFVLGGDGNFAEQVYRNETAVKVQIFADLTIDFTPLQRGMFGG
- a CDS encoding Uma2 family endonuclease yields the protein MSSLLNAEPYYTIEDYYAIEDGGRYELYKGTLYAMASPNRQHQKISFELSRQIGNHLVDKTCEGYADLDTQLFEDEDTIVRPDLLVVCDENKFKGNGVVGAPDFIIEIASESTSGIDILRKRMLYERAGVKEYWIIIDKNTVITYRLNNNGRFEEEAYSGEKLVIPVKILKGLELNFENC
- a CDS encoding toprim domain-containing protein; protein product: MTKPTANYNEEAIKTLSPLEHIRLRSGMYIGRLGDGSNIDDGIYVLLKEIIDNAIDEYIMGNGRQVDIVIQDKKVSVRDYGRGIPLGKVIDCVSVINTGAKYNDEVFQFSVGLNGVGTKAVNALSSHFLVRSMRDGQYFEAVFSQGKLLKQNEGKSAEVNGVYVEFIPDEEIFGTYSFNFDFIKQRLFSYACLNKGLALIFNEEKFYSENGLYDFLVREVGSDVQYPIVYYRSVSLEFALSHTSEGYGESFFSFVNGQYTSDGGTHLSAFKEGLIKGVNDYYKSSFNSGDLREGMACAMAIKIKDPIFESQTKNKLGNNDIKGPLVAETKAAIEDFLHKNKATADKLREKILQNERLRKELNDVKKEARAAAKRVSLNIPKLKDCHHHIGDKLGEESSIFITEGNSAAGSLGKKRNPLTQAVYGLRGKPWNCYGYPQSSIYRNEELFNLMMALGIEGEVANLRYNKIIVATDADFDGYHIRNLLLTFFLSYFEELIITGKIFILETPLFRVTKGKEQIYCYNEKEKEAALKKVKNGVVTRFKGLGEISPDEFGPFIGSDMRLIPVTIESLKNTKEILNFYMGNNTPNRRDYIMANLIDDVG
- a CDS encoding type II toxin-antitoxin system RelB/DinJ family antitoxin; translated protein: MAEVAVQFTMDAELKKRMEQTCKDMGLNLATAFTMFAVKVTQDRRIPFEVEAELDPFYSEENMARLRKMVEDVDAGRTKLTEHELILVDEYPLI